From Providencia sp. R33, a single genomic window includes:
- a CDS encoding universal stress protein, with amino-acid sequence MYKMILVPVDLTEEELTSSAVHYAVSLAKESGAKVHLIHVLPISSAIINAYALGYMEIKDRATVKAEEDMKMLMDTIDLPHEDVSYTITFGSPRDEVNNTAKDISADIIVVGSRRPNITTHLLGSTAAGIVRYAETSVLVVR; translated from the coding sequence ATGTACAAAATGATTCTAGTCCCTGTTGATCTAACAGAAGAAGAGTTAACCAGCAGCGCCGTTCATTATGCGGTTAGCCTTGCAAAAGAATCTGGCGCTAAAGTTCATTTAATTCATGTTTTACCTATTTCTTCCGCCATTATTAATGCTTATGCTTTGGGTTACATGGAAATAAAAGATCGTGCGACGGTAAAAGCGGAAGAAGACATGAAAATGTTGATGGATACAATTGACTTACCTCATGAAGATGTCAGTTATACCATTACCTTTGGCTCGCCACGTGATGAAGTCAATAATACTGCCAAAGACATTAGTGCCGATATTATTGTGGTTGGTTCTCGCCGCCCTAACATTACCACTCATCTGTTAGGCTCAACAGCAGCGGGTATTGTCCGCTACGCTGAAACATCAGT
- a CDS encoding VOC family protein produces the protein MLDLQDSSDVLFIAGFGPIVADFEKSQHFYLDVLGLPLKPIENGSQYLICEPEHLDGVKHFALWPLTQAAQSCFNKDQWPADTPIPQSWMEFEVSDIEKVTQTCQEQGYELLVNNQMEPWGQTVTRLLSPEGMLVGLTVTPWLRE, from the coding sequence ATGTTAGATTTACAAGATAGCTCGGATGTATTGTTTATTGCTGGATTTGGCCCAATAGTGGCTGATTTCGAAAAAAGCCAGCATTTTTATCTAGATGTTTTAGGACTGCCATTAAAACCGATAGAAAATGGTAGCCAATATTTAATTTGCGAGCCAGAACATCTTGATGGTGTTAAACATTTTGCACTTTGGCCGCTAACTCAAGCCGCGCAATCGTGTTTTAACAAAGATCAATGGCCTGCAGATACTCCTATTCCGCAAAGTTGGATGGAGTTTGAGGTTTCAGATATTGAAAAAGTGACCCAAACTTGTCAAGAACAGGGTTATGAATTGCTGGTAAATAACCAGATGGAACCATGGGGGCAAACGGTGACTCGCTTATTAAGCCCAGAAGGAATGCTAGTGGGTTTAACGGTCACACCATGGTTAAGGGAATAG
- a CDS encoding Gfo/Idh/MocA family protein yields MGKLKIGVIGLGGIAQKAYLPILTKEENWQLVGAFSPNQAKAKVICDSYRFPLFNSIDALAAQCDAIFVHSATSSHFEVIQRLLQANVHVYVDKPLTEQIAQSEQLIELAHKQRRTLMVGFNRRFSPFYAALKQNTQRFASIRMDKHRTHSVGPKDTAYTLYDDYLHVVDTVLWLGGFEAVLKSGNILQTNNGELLYAEHHLQAGSCWLTTSMHRKAGSQQEQIIAVAEDALHQITNMNHWRSETAAGISEKQPSSWDSILVQRGFDGAVRHFINSVANQTPPVISAEQGIIAQRMVESMLLQLQNG; encoded by the coding sequence ATGGGTAAATTAAAGATTGGAGTTATAGGTCTAGGAGGAATTGCGCAAAAAGCCTATTTGCCTATTTTAACCAAAGAAGAGAATTGGCAACTCGTTGGTGCATTCTCGCCAAATCAAGCAAAAGCAAAAGTCATTTGCGATAGTTATCGATTTCCCTTATTCAACAGCATTGATGCACTTGCCGCTCAATGTGATGCTATCTTTGTTCACAGTGCGACTTCGAGCCACTTTGAGGTGATACAACGCTTATTACAGGCTAATGTTCATGTTTATGTAGATAAACCGCTGACTGAACAGATTGCGCAATCTGAGCAATTGATTGAATTAGCACATAAACAGCGAAGAACCTTAATGGTTGGCTTTAATCGCCGGTTTTCCCCTTTCTATGCAGCGCTAAAACAAAATACACAACGTTTTGCTTCTATTCGTATGGACAAACACCGCACTCATAGTGTTGGGCCTAAAGATACAGCATACACATTGTATGATGATTACTTACATGTGGTTGATACAGTTCTTTGGCTCGGGGGTTTTGAGGCTGTTTTGAAAAGTGGAAATATTCTACAAACCAATAATGGTGAATTATTATACGCAGAACATCATTTACAGGCAGGTAGTTGCTGGCTAACAACCTCAATGCACCGTAAAGCCGGTAGCCAACAAGAACAAATTATTGCTGTCGCTGAAGATGCGCTGCACCAAATCACTAATATGAATCATTGGCGTAGTGAAACCGCCGCAGGGATCAGTGAAAAACAACCTAGCAGCTGGGATTCTATTTTGGTACAACGTGGTTTTGATGGGGCTGTACGTCATTTTATCAACTCAGTAGCAAACCAGACGCCACCTGTCATTAGTGCAGAGCAGGGCATAATTGCTCAACGAATGGTTGAATCTATGCTGTTACAGTTACAAAATGGCTGA
- a CDS encoding YaeF family permuted papain-like enzyme — translation MKSQFLLWFVFCFFLSGCSTQLKSDEETNRLKFSIQHANTVPIKDTIEPLAVSDMLPGDVLLSSATGLNSWGIRLFSISGVSHASIYLGNGEVAESVGSGVRIITLQQAVKDSNNMVVLRQAGLTSLHADKLREFSISNDGNKYNYKGIVMIAPWMITKRVCELPLIGETIRNFCLKTLATVQLGDDVDQANGFFCSQFVLDAYKYAGIPLFEGNSSWITPADILHMRTGDVPTFIPTQRLVYVGHLKSWSFSSAIRKQ, via the coding sequence ATGAAGTCTCAATTTTTGCTTTGGTTTGTATTTTGTTTTTTCCTTTCAGGGTGCTCAACTCAACTCAAATCTGATGAAGAAACCAATCGTTTAAAATTTAGTATTCAACATGCAAATACTGTACCGATTAAAGATACTATAGAACCGTTAGCGGTATCAGATATGTTACCTGGCGATGTTCTACTATCATCCGCTACAGGATTGAATTCTTGGGGAATTCGTTTGTTTAGTATCAGTGGCGTAAGCCATGCCTCTATCTATTTAGGGAATGGGGAGGTTGCCGAGTCAGTAGGTAGTGGTGTTAGGATCATTACATTGCAGCAAGCGGTTAAAGATTCAAATAACATGGTGGTATTGAGGCAGGCAGGGTTAACTTCGCTTCATGCGGATAAGTTACGTGAGTTTTCAATCAGTAATGATGGCAATAAATATAACTATAAAGGCATTGTTATGATTGCGCCTTGGATGATAACTAAAAGGGTGTGTGAACTGCCATTAATCGGGGAAACAATACGTAATTTCTGTCTTAAAACACTTGCTACAGTTCAATTAGGTGATGATGTAGACCAAGCGAATGGTTTCTTTTGTTCGCAGTTTGTCCTCGATGCTTATAAATATGCAGGTATTCCACTATTTGAGGGAAACTCATCCTGGATAACCCCTGCGGATATATTGCATATGCGCACAGGTGATGTACCGACATTTATACCGACTCAGCGCTTAGTTTATGTCGGCCATTTAAAATCATGGAGCTTTAGTAGTGCAATACGTAAACAATAA
- the sra gene encoding stationary-phase-induced ribosome-associated protein encodes MVSNNSARRLLGMPYKQSRSRKDIRVSIGSQDNKTVAVQKNKATEKKTYHSVTVFYPEYVVS; translated from the coding sequence ATGGTTAGTAATAATAGTGCACGTCGTTTATTAGGAATGCCTTATAAGCAAAGTCGTTCTAGAAAAGATATTCGTGTATCAATAGGTTCACAAGATAATAAAACTGTCGCAGTTCAAAAAAATAAAGCGACAGAAAAGAAAACATACCATTCAGTTACAGTGTTTTACCCTGAATATGTTGTGAGTTAA
- a CDS encoding aspartate/glutamate racemase family protein gives MKTIGLIGGMSWESTLLYYQQINESIKQNLGGLHSAKISLYSVDFAEIEHYQAHDQWDLAAQCLADAGKRLKLAGADFLVLCTNTMHKVANEIETHAQLPLLHIADATGERIIQAGLKKIGLLGTAFTMEQSFYKDRLVEQYGLDVLIPNSDDRKIIHDIIYNELCLGKIHNSSQKEYQRIMASLVQQGAEGIILGCTEITLLVGSNDTTVKVFDTTAIHAEKAVELALSI, from the coding sequence ATGAAAACAATCGGCTTAATTGGTGGAATGAGTTGGGAATCCACATTACTTTATTACCAACAAATAAACGAATCAATCAAGCAAAATTTGGGTGGTCTACATTCCGCTAAAATTTCGCTCTATAGCGTTGATTTTGCTGAAATTGAACACTATCAAGCTCATGACCAGTGGGATCTTGCAGCTCAGTGTTTAGCAGATGCAGGAAAGCGCTTAAAACTTGCTGGAGCAGACTTTCTCGTCCTATGTACTAATACAATGCATAAGGTTGCTAATGAAATTGAAACTCACGCACAACTTCCATTACTACATATCGCCGATGCCACTGGTGAACGTATTATTCAAGCTGGATTAAAAAAAATTGGTTTATTGGGTACTGCATTTACCATGGAGCAATCTTTTTATAAAGATAGATTAGTGGAACAATATGGATTAGATGTACTGATACCAAATAGTGACGATAGAAAAATTATCCATGACATTATTTATAATGAATTGTGCCTAGGGAAAATCCACAATTCATCCCAAAAAGAATACCAACGAATTATGGCATCACTTGTTCAACAAGGTGCTGAAGGTATCATTTTAGGATGTACTGAAATCACACTACTGGTTGGCTCCAATGATACAACTGTAAAAGTTTTTGATACCACTGCCATTCATGCAGAAAAAGCAGTCGAACTTGCATTATCGATATAA
- a CDS encoding helix-turn-helix domain-containing protein — MTNKKSGNIALGHFIKKKRLECQITPQEMAKKVSITETTYLKYEDGSLSIFIDHLVLFSKIFNIDLNLLFNIYLNSER; from the coding sequence ATGACAAATAAAAAATCGGGTAATATTGCTTTAGGGCATTTCATTAAGAAAAAACGCTTAGAATGCCAAATAACACCTCAAGAAATGGCGAAAAAGGTCTCTATAACTGAAACTACTTATCTGAAGTATGAAGATGGCTCATTATCAATATTTATTGACCATCTTGTTTTGTTTTCTAAAATATTTAACATTGATTTAAACTTATTATTTAACATTTACCTAAACTCAGAAAGGTAA
- the catA gene encoding type A chloramphenicol O-acetyltransferase: MSYIRFNVEKWQRKEHYHLYSEHVNCGFSLTAKIDITSLVNFISLRDYRFYPTMIYLLSSLVNRHDEFKLSKKDGELILWEKVHPSFTIFHNQTETFSSLWCEYSDNIQTFMGNYHHQLTLHKDDAKLTPQPNQAENIFYISSLPWVSFESFNLNIANTASNFTPIFTMGKFYREGDKILLPLSVQVHHAVCDGFHVGRFVNELQTLCNELAD; encoded by the coding sequence ATGAGTTACATTCGGTTTAACGTTGAAAAATGGCAACGAAAAGAACACTACCATCTTTATAGTGAACACGTAAACTGTGGGTTCAGCCTAACAGCCAAAATTGACATAACATCGTTAGTCAATTTTATATCACTACGTGACTATCGCTTTTATCCTACGATGATTTACTTACTTTCTTCGTTGGTGAATAGACACGATGAATTTAAATTATCGAAAAAAGATGGTGAGCTTATTTTATGGGAAAAAGTACACCCGAGTTTTACTATTTTCCATAATCAAACGGAGACGTTCTCATCTTTGTGGTGCGAGTATTCCGATAACATCCAGACTTTTATGGGGAATTATCATCATCAGTTAACACTACATAAAGATGATGCCAAACTAACGCCTCAACCAAACCAGGCAGAAAATATTTTTTATATTTCTTCATTGCCTTGGGTTTCATTTGAAAGTTTTAATTTGAATATTGCCAATACCGCTAGCAATTTCACGCCTATTTTTACAATGGGAAAATTCTATCGTGAAGGTGACAAAATACTCTTACCTCTTTCAGTTCAAGTCCATCATGCTGTTTGTGATGGGTTTCATGTAGGTCGTTTTGTGAATGAATTACAGACGTTATGTAATGAATTAGCGGATTAA
- the ttcA gene encoding tRNA 2-thiocytidine(32) synthetase TtcA: MTTNKEQYNLNKLQKRIRRDVGQAIADFNMIEDGDRIMVCLSGGKDSYTLLSILQSLQKSAPIQFSLIAVNLDQKQPGFPEHILPAYLDNLGVEYKIVEENTYGIVKDKIPEGKTTCSLCSRLRRGILYRTATELGATKIALGHHRDDILQTMFLNMFYGGKLKGMPPKLMSDDGKHIVIRPLAYCREKDIERFAQAKEFPIIPCNLCGSQPNLQRQVIKEMLRDWDKRYPGRIETMFRATQNVVPSHLCDTELFDFKNISHGDDVIGGGDLAFDREEMPTQPFIDEDDAPDFTAQRLDIVEVK; encoded by the coding sequence ATGACAACCAATAAAGAGCAGTACAACTTAAATAAATTGCAAAAACGAATTCGCCGTGATGTTGGGCAAGCTATTGCTGACTTCAATATGATTGAAGATGGTGACCGCATTATGGTCTGCTTATCTGGTGGGAAAGACAGCTATACTTTACTTTCCATTTTGCAAAGCTTACAAAAAAGCGCACCAATCCAGTTTTCGTTAATCGCCGTTAACCTTGACCAAAAACAGCCTGGTTTTCCTGAACATATTCTGCCGGCTTATCTCGATAATTTAGGCGTTGAATATAAAATTGTTGAAGAAAATACTTACGGTATTGTGAAAGACAAAATTCCTGAAGGAAAGACAACTTGTTCTTTATGCTCACGTTTACGTCGCGGTATTCTATACCGTACAGCAACGGAGTTAGGCGCAACAAAAATTGCGTTAGGCCATCATCGTGATGATATTTTACAAACCATGTTTTTAAATATGTTTTATGGCGGTAAATTAAAAGGCATGCCACCAAAACTGATGAGTGATGATGGAAAGCATATTGTTATCCGCCCTCTAGCTTATTGTCGTGAAAAAGATATTGAACGTTTTGCGCAAGCAAAAGAATTTCCAATAATTCCTTGCAATCTGTGTGGTTCACAGCCGAATTTACAACGCCAAGTGATTAAAGAAATGCTACGTGATTGGGATAAGCGCTATCCAGGCAGAATTGAAACTATGTTCCGTGCAACACAAAATGTTGTTCCTTCTCATTTATGTGACACTGAACTTTTTGATTTCAAAAATATTTCTCATGGTGATGACGTCATTGGTGGTGGTGATTTAGCTTTTGATAGAGAAGAGATGCCAACGCAACCATTCATTGATGAAGATGATGCTCCCGATTTTACTGCGCAGCGCTTAGATATTGTCGAAGTGAAATAA
- the zntB gene encoding zinc transporter ZntB, producing MALVYGSLFENSNPVHAFQLNGDGGLLPIDVNASATQQSPFWFHFDYKDPQSFNWIQQSELFNDQVKSALSGQSGRWRLIRVGDGILLTLQTLNTNAGQRPEQLVAFRVFINNRIIISSRHRKVNSLDTVIDDLKEGVGAQSTGDWLVEVADSITDEISDFTDSLHERLIEIEDVILNGEIPERGELALLRKQIIVVRRYMAPQRDMLSRLTTEKLLWLDDIDRRRIQEVSDRLGRCIEDLDGFIARTAIISDEITNMMTEMMNRRIYTMSLMAMIFLPTTFLTGLFGVNLGGIPGNEFRFAFSVFCVLLAVLIGTVLWWLRKSRWL from the coding sequence ATGGCGTTGGTTTATGGTTCGTTATTTGAAAACTCAAATCCAGTACATGCATTTCAATTAAATGGAGACGGGGGGTTACTCCCGATTGACGTTAATGCGAGTGCAACACAACAATCTCCATTTTGGTTTCATTTTGATTATAAAGACCCGCAAAGTTTTAATTGGATCCAACAGTCTGAGTTATTTAATGACCAAGTTAAATCAGCGTTATCAGGGCAATCAGGGCGCTGGCGGTTGATTCGAGTTGGTGATGGTATTTTATTGACACTACAAACTTTAAATACCAATGCAGGACAACGTCCAGAGCAACTTGTCGCATTTCGTGTATTCATTAATAACCGTATTATTATTTCAAGCCGTCACCGTAAAGTGAATTCATTAGACACTGTTATTGATGATCTGAAAGAAGGTGTCGGAGCGCAAAGTACAGGCGACTGGCTTGTTGAAGTGGCTGATTCGATTACAGATGAAATTAGTGATTTCACTGACTCTTTGCATGAGCGCTTAATTGAAATTGAAGATGTCATATTAAATGGCGAAATTCCTGAACGTGGTGAACTAGCTTTATTACGTAAGCAGATAATTGTTGTTCGCCGTTACATGGCACCCCAAAGAGATATGTTATCCCGTTTAACCACAGAAAAATTACTTTGGTTGGATGACATTGACCGTCGTAGGATTCAGGAAGTTTCGGACAGATTAGGCCGTTGCATTGAAGATTTAGATGGCTTTATTGCGCGTACCGCAATTATTTCTGATGAAATCACTAATATGATGACTGAAATGATGAATCGCCGTATTTATACGATGTCGTTAATGGCGATGATTTTTTTACCGACTACTTTTTTGACAGGATTATTTGGTGTCAACTTAGGCGGGATCCCTGGCAATGAATTTCGTTTTGCCTTTAGTGTATTTTGTGTATTACTTGCAGTATTAATCGGAACGGTACTGTGGTGGCTACGAAAAAGCCGCTGGCTCTAA